In the genome of Sardina pilchardus chromosome 17, fSarPil1.1, whole genome shotgun sequence, the window gcatatatttctagaaaactaaatctgaacaataggtacagtcagcttcaaaataattgctgcaatttgcttctatattggataccaaaagcctatgcaaagggaatattagatattacttcatatcacctcagaaatgaggaaatcaagtcaagtcaaaatcaatgcgtttcaatggaagtacattatagaacaaatgattgtcaatgatatggtatgatggaagtatctcagtgcatgccaactcacttgatatgtttatgtctaaaggtcaatatcttccttatgtgacttggcatgcattgagatactttcatcataccatatcattgacaatcatttgttctataatgtacttccattgaaacgcattgattttgacttgacttgatttcctcatttctgaggtgaaatgaagtaatatctaatattccctttgcataggcttttggtatccaatatagaagcaaaatgcagcaattattttgaagctgactgtacctattgttcagatttagttttctagaaatatatgcaaattattgcatatttaggtaaaactggtctcatttgcatatctaaacatcacatttcagaaaacttgcaatacaaaaaatatttgccttaatgtgagtaaacaactgtgacattttcaatttgatatctatagtttaaaattttacccatttcacctgtagtaaatcccaatggcaaaatgcattggaaattgctacctttgaccttgaataaaagcatgttccactaaatataaatgggtagatttttaatatgtgatgcaggagggtttaaggatcaataaaaagtatgaaccattactattgcaattagttacaggtttggcccttttttgagctagattgactggcctataatGCATGGCACAATTCTCACTGAATGAATCTCAAGCCTTATTGTGAAACTCTTCTGTTGATGAGGAGGCTAGCAACCAACAAAACACCACTAAGCAACAGGAGGCATGTTTCATGACACACAAACCTTCTTGGCTCTTTTGTGATGGAAacgattaaaacatttttacCCAAAGTCATCTGTGGGTATTTCAGGCAGGAAAACATTATCTGTGGCATCAGCATTGCATTAATTAGGTGCTGGGCACGTGGTAAATATAGGCTAGACGATTCTCTTCAGCATATTAAGGGGTGTGAGACTGTGGTGTAGGCCTTGTTTCTAGATCTAGATCTAGGTCCATGACTGCTTACCACAGCACACAAAATCATCAGAGGCTAAGTGGCTGTCCTAACCGGTCCTATACAGCCCAGTCCAAGGCAAGGcctgattctttttttctttttttctcaaagtCCTATTAGAAACCTCAATAAGACCAGCAAAGGCCATGGTTTCTACAGTAGTAGGGTATCATCTATTAAAACAAGTCTACTTCGTCCAGGTTGGTTAATACTGACCAAAAAGGGCCTCATCATGTCATGTCTGTTGAAGCCACAGTGGACAGAATTCTGCTTGCCTCTGAGTGGTTGAGCGCCACGGTGCATGACAAAAGGAGTGACGCATTGCGGGTACAAACGCACCAATCAGAGGAGACCATACTGCCAAATCGCTGAACATAATCCTACGCTATCAAATAGTCCGTTATATTTTTAGTAGTTAAATGCAGACATTGCATCAGAATCTAAATAATTTTCATACCACATTAACACATGACACTCAAAAACAAATACCGTTTTAAAAAGTATCTAATTGTGGCTACAATAATTGGTATCCAGATTGAAACGGAGCAGGCGGATTGACACAGGTATAGGGGAGGTGTTTATGTACAACCGTCAAGGCGGGTCTGCGTTACCGACTTTCATACATTTGTATCTGTGGCGGAGTGTGGAGCGCAGAGTAGTTCAAAATGGTGAGTCTTTAACTAAAATATGAAGTTGCTAAATGATTTTTTAGAAAACAGTAAATATTAAATGAATGGTGGATTAGAGAATGTGTAGTATGAGGGCGAGTATGAGTAGGGGCGATGAATGGTTACGTTACAATGAGACAGTTTTCCAAGTTGGCGCAATTGTTTCTTTAGCCGGGAAATGGCGGGACCCACACACAGTTGATTAAAAGTGGGTATTCTTGATTTGAAGTACTTGACTGTGCTTGTAATTGTGGCTGCATAAACGCTGCACACATGATGTAACGTTTCTAACGAGTTATCGGCGAATCGCAATGTTATACTTTATGGATGCAACGCTATTGTTAATCTGTCAACGGGCGTCTCACGATAACGTCAAAGGCGCTTCCCACTTCAAGCTTGCATGAACTAGCTAACGTTTGCCAATGACCACTGCGTCCCTTTTTGGAGTGTTTGATGAGTGAAGTTAGAGTATTCACAGACTTCTTTACGAATTGCTTAACGTTACATTAACTGGTTAAGTTGTTCACATCATTTAGCCTTATTGAATACTATTTACCTTGGGTGTTGAGTACGTGTTAAACTTCGACATGTGGAGTTCGGCAAACCGTAACGTTATGGCTAACTAGCTTGGAAACTGAAATAGCCTATTTTTCTTAACAGTTAGCCTGATTGCGGTAGCACGCCAGGGTAGTAATTTAGTTTGTCAACACAAGTATTGCCAATACTATCAATATCACCCGTTTGCATGGAAGTTTCATAGTGGTTAGCTAATATTACGCTTCTTAGTTCAATAGCACCCTAACGTTAACATTTTCGAATTAATTTACCGGTTTGCGAGCGTTGTTGACGAGTGCTTGTGCATTGATAACCAGTGTTAGCAGATGTTTGGATGTTCACATTAGTTGGCCTCTGCTAAAATATGCCAAGCTATCGGCAGCACGTTTTTACATTGCAAACGTTAGCGTGAAAGAGCTAGGAATCGGCTTTACTGGCTGGTTATTTACAATAGTACTGCTAGATGTTAACGTAACCGAAATCCCTTCCTAGCTAGCGTAAGTAACGTTGGTTAATGTCAGTTGGGGTTGCTCTGCGTAACTAACATTACATTAACGATATTATTCACTAACTGTGAAAATGGGCAACATTAGCACACACGAGTGCTGCTTAACGTTATGCCACTGTTTGATCTTCTAACGTTAGATGTGAAAGTTAGTGTTATCGTTTTCAACGTTCTAAGAATGGCCTTAACTAACGTTACATGTATTTCATATAAGTTAACCTATAACCTTATGCCCATTAGTATTGTTTAACTTGATAAACATCTAGCTGATGCGTGTGGTCACATCTCATGTTAATTGcgtctaataataataaataacgtTGGTGGTTTTGGACCAGTATAAGTACGTTGAAGCAGCCCTGATTTCACTTCCGTAAATTAACGTTAGCAGTGAAGTTCACCTAAATATGGTCGGTACGGTAGGCCAAAGCAGTATGTTGAGGGTTTAAAGTGAACCTTTCTATCTTTAGCTGACGAGAGGTAACCTATCCTTGTCCCGGCGACTGCTAATGTGTAAATCTGCTGCGGGATGCCGCTCAAGAATGCCATGCAATGCTCGCTGAGCACTATCGCATGATTACTAGTAAATTACATTGAGGGCACTTTCACAACCGGCCCAGAAAGTAAGGGTGCATGGAGACTTAGCATAAGTGTGTCTGGACACTTTTGAGAAGTTATGAAGCTTATTGTTAATGTTATGTGGTTTCCCCCATTAGGCTGATCAACTGACAGAGGAACAGATCGCTGGTAAGCACATTCAACTCTTGCCAACTTGCCATATTTATTAGTGTCAAGGTTTGCTTTAATGACAGATTCAGCTTTCTTTGCAGAACCTTGACAAATGTTTGCAATGGCACATACAGTTTTCCTTGGAGTTTGTATGTTCAAGTAACCCAAATTCTAGTACTGTTGAGCACAATTCTACATTTTGTTCAAAGTCTTAAGACCGACCCATCATATCCCTCTACTGGATATTGCTGTTGTCCACATGGCCTAGAAGTGCCCTAATGCTACCACTCTGCATTTTGTTCTGCCTCAAAGGGTCAACTCCAAACCATTATGCTGTGGTGTAAACACTAGGAAATGTTTTGATGGATACAGGATTATTTTGTATACAGTGCAGCTCAGCTGATTGTGTGAATGTGACTGGCCTTGGAGTGGTAGTGAGTGCTAGACTCATGCTTTTCGGTTTAAGTATGACGTCCCAGTGTCAACCTGTATGTAAGATCATCATGTGGAAGCTGGCTTTGTGTGGATGAAGGACTCTCAGCTCTTGTACTTAATATTTCTCTTTTCCACAGAATTCAAAGAGGCTTTCTCGTTATTCGACAAAGATGGCGATGGCACAATCACCACCAAAGAACTGGGCACAGTCATGCGCTCGCTGGGCCAGAACCCAACAGAAGCAGAGCTGCAGGACATGATCAATGAGGTGGATGCTGATGGTAAGTGCATATATTCCAGCACACATTGCTTTAGTAAGGCCCTTTGACCATGCTGTAGTCTAATGTACTCTCTTGTTCCTCCTTTCTAGGTAATGGAACAATAGACTTCCCTGAATTTCTGACCATGATGGCAAGGAAGATGAAGGACACTGATAGTGAAGAGGAGATCAGAGAAGCCTTCCGTGTATTTGACAAGGTAGCTTTCTTGAGTGATATTAATTAACGTTTGTTAAATGGGTTCAAGTTTTGTCCAGATATACACATTGACATGTTGGAATATGGACAATATGTTCTCTGGTGGCTTTGGAAAATCATAGAATATTGTATCTGACAAATATCAGCACTTGATTTTGCATGTAATTTATCAAACAGCGTCTTTTATGGAACCATGGACCACTGTAATGTACGATTATTATAATGTAATTATTATCAATGAGATTTTGAAAGTCATGGAACATATTTTAGATTTTGCATTTTAGCTCAATGGGCACTGGACATGTATTGATATTGGGGATATTATAATATCCTGTTTGAGACTTGAGTCTGCAAAGCTTTTAAACTAATTACCTGTTTGAAGAGCAGTTATGGTTAGGTTTTCTGGTAAAGTCCTTTAAACTATTGTGTGGTGATAAATGCTGCCCACAATTCAGTGTTGATTACATAGTCAAAATTGAGGTGTCAAGGTGTTTCTGAAAGGGCTTAAGATCTTAATTACAGACAACATTAATGAACATACTTTATAATGTGGGTCCCCTGCAAAGACAAGCAAACTGTTCATGTTGTATTGTAGGAAGTCGTTTGGTTGGTGTAAAAGGTGGCtggtgtgtgaactgtgtgacTAACCAAGCATCTGTCCACAGGACGGTAACGGCTACATCAGCGCTGCAGAGCTGCGTCACGTCATGACCAACCTGGGAGAGAAGCTGACAGACGAGGAAGTCGATGAGATGATTAGAGAAGCTGACATTGACGGAGACGGCCAAGTCAACTATGAAGGTAAGGGACCCGGGCTAGGTTGCTCCTACTGGAACGGTGTGTTGATGTAATCGTACACAATCACCTGACCTCACTATCTcattgtaatttttttttttctctctctctctccctctacagaGTTTGTACAGATGATGACAGCGAAATGAAGGCCTTGTACAGAACTTCTTGTAAAAAAATTACTTGCCTTTTCTTTGTTTGTAatatctgtaaaatgttttaattTGATGTCTCAGCCCCAGCCCATAACCCAACTGTCCAAAGGCTCTGCATGTTTACTTACTGCTCTAGGGTCTGAGTCCTCCTGTCTCCTCCTGTCGTCCCATCAGTGCTCAGACACCGAAACGGCTCTTCGCTGCACCTGGGCCTGCTGGTGCCCCAACTTTTTGGGGGTGCCTCTGTTCACTCCTGCTTGCCCCTCCCAGGTTTGGGATGGTGGTAGGCGGAGTTTACGTCTGATGGAGAGTTGGGTGTCTTGACTgttggcatgtttttttttttttttttttttttttttaatttttcctctttttttgtccttttttctctcccctttctgGAGGAACCTCTGCATGGGCAATGGACTACGCATATTAATGGAAACAAGTCCTCAGCATTGCAGTGCTGCAATCATACATGAGTTAAATACTACTGGGTTTAACCTTTATGGCCAAGTACTCGTACACTAAACTCTTTGTATTTGTTGGTCTCTCCAGGTTCTTATGATGCTTTTTAATTAGtcacctttcttttctttttttatcagcTTATGGCACAGCCATGCCTCAAAGAATCCATTCCAAGTTGTATATTTGTTTTCCAATAAAATTAACAATTAACCCAAGCTGAGATGTCTTTTCTGTCATGAGGTTTGAACATTATTGATTCCTTGACTTGATTTCAGTGATCTGTATCTTGGAAGATGGAAATGGATATCATGACTAGGGTGCTATCCATTGTTGGTGTAGTCTAATCCAAGGCTTTCTTGTGGAGTTCGTCTGACATTAACATTATGGGTGACCTTAAATGGGGCAGTGGGCCTCATTGcacttaaagcctaccttacactgacaagatttggaaaagattcttgaaagattgtagtcttttaactaatgcccctcattcagactttactcaaaagactacagtctttcaagaatctttcccaaatcttctcagtgtaaggtaggcttaagggaAAAACTTGGATCTTTTTTGATCTTGGGAGATGATCAAAGGAATTTGCCTAAAAATGCTATGGAAATATTGTAAATCAGTGATCAGGCACAAGGGCAGTACAATGCTGGTGCAAGTAGTATAGTTGCTTTGACACTAACCCATCCTAGAAACGGGATAACTTACGATGATCTGAGTGTTGCGTTACACTTTACTGCTGCAGCTTTATTTCcagtgtgatccctgccttACGTTGATATATGGGCCAATTTTTGGGCAATGTGGTTCTGACATGTAATTTATAGTGAGCATACATTTCTATTCTGGAGAACTTAATCAGTTGGCTAATTGTCATGAGTATCCAATCAGAATATATGAAACTGCTTATGTAGCTGCCCAGCAACACTGCTCAAAAAGCTGCCCCATGCATCTCACACTTTAGAGGAAAAGCGTTGTAGCTGTTGGTGGTAGCCATTTGTTTGCCATGGATGTTTGTCACCAAGATTTTCGTTTTCTTGTAGCTTTAATGAAAACCGGTGAGGTATGAACATCCTTGGTCTTCCTCAGGGGAAAAGGGGCAATTGTTAGCAAAGCCTCAGTACGGCTGAGCTGGGACAGAAGTAGAGCCTTCGTGGTAATTCATCCTCAGTCATAAGCATGCCCTTAAAAGGGTGTGGAGAAAGCAACAGAGGCAGCTTGGCCTTTGATGAACAGTGATGGTATGCTTGGTGCAGATGTCTGGGGTGAACAGGAGCTTCTTTCAACCTGGAAAGAGATACTTCAGAGCGAATGAGACGGTTATTCTTGAGCTTCAGAGATAAAGTGCTAGGAGAATTGTACTGAAGCCAAGAGACACTTTGTGCAGGCAAACATGAAAGGGGTTATGAACATGGACAGTGCATGCGCGCAATCACCCTGGCAGCCTTAGCCTTGGTTGACAGGCCTGCGAGTCGTTGGCTTGTGGAAATCATCCTCCATCACGTAACCTAGCAACCGTAAGTCCCATGAGTTTAGCTCCCTTCCCTTCCTTTCCAAGTGAGGTCTCGGAAGGATCCTACTCTGATGAGATGAActcttgtggtgtgtgttggatcTCCACAGGGGAGAGTTGAGCAGAACACATTGATATTTGGAAGAGCCTTATACACCATCAACAATGGGTTGGAATTAGAAGTTCATTGGGGGTCAAGGGCAAAGCAAGTCTCAGAGTGCCCTAACTGGCTCCAGATCTCAAATCTGTCTATTGTAATTAGGGAGTTATCACACCTTTAAAAATCCTCATACCTTCATCACTTGAAACTTGAGCTTAAAGCTAATTGTTGAAGTAGcacctcacccacacacatgatgtCAGCTATGTGAGCACCTTGGGCACTTAACTACTGGGCCAAAGACATTTGACACATTACTGCCAGCCAGGCTAACAATAGTGCTGCTCCTCTTTACTGTCATGCCCTGCCTCTGCTGTGTGAAACATCCAAGCACTTGGGCATAAAGCAATGCCTTGCTCAACAGCACCACTCACTTCCCTGATATGCCCCATCACGTGTTATCTCATGAATTACATCATCCTCTGCCCTGACAGATATGGAACTTGTGTTGTGGCCAACCGCTGATAAACAATCAACGGAGGATATTAGCTCTTGGCATAGTAAACTGTCTGTTTGGGAATGTAACACTGATGTGTGACCAAAAGTAGCCCAACAGGTGCAGGCTATTTCAGACCTCCTTCCAGTATGGCAGGCAGACTACCACATGGGCAGCTTTGAGGAGAAGTGGGCTTGAAAACAGCACCCAGAAAAGGAAGGTAAACATTTCCAGACTGACTGCTGAAATTCTCTGCCTGTAGGCTCTGCATTGGTGGAGACATATTGCTACTAGGCAACTTTCTGTGCAACTGCTCAGGGTCATGTAAAGTTAAAAATCCCCAACCCTGCCAGCAGTAATATAATCCAGAGTTTACTCTTCTTCAGTGGGCTTAAACTGtgttaaaaataaatgtttacttTAATAAGAGCTGGCTGTGCTTATTTTACTAGCTCTGATGATTTTGCCTTTGGCCATGACAGGCGTGTGGCTGCTCACCTGCTAACGCATGGTGACTCTGCAGGGCACTGGAGGCTTTGCTGGCATGACTGATCCCAGCCGCGAGTAGCACACCCTGTGCCAGCCATTCCTTCCTGTATTCACTCGCCGCTTGGCCTTCCTACCTGGGCTGTTATTTCAGTAATCCCCCGAACCCCGCACTGGCCCAGCTCCATCAGGCATGCCAGTGTGACCAGCGTGGCTGTTATTAAAGGCTGCTGAGGGAcatatgtgcgtgtttgtatgcatgtgtttgtggtcGCAGCTTGCAGCTGCTCCTTTTGTTGTGCCATCATAAATTAATGGGAGCATGAGCAGAGGGCCATTTGCTGCTACAGGCTTTGAGATGTGTTTTGTTCCCGCTTTTTTTCTGGGGTGTTGCTTGTTTAAATTCCATGGGCACATTTTTGTCAAAGTCTTTGAATGTTATGATTTACTTTCATTAGTGAGATGAGACTTTTAAGTTATACTGATTCCCATGGCCCCAGTCCTTCCGCTATCTCCAGAGACGGCCAAGTGCAATAGTGATTGCAGGCCAGTAGTGAAAGGCCACTTGATACTGGTGTCAGCTGGCACCCCTTAACAAGAAAAAAACTCAAGTATGCTAACATCTagttttgtttatagttataCTAGAGACTGATTAGTCTATGGTGTAGACTCTACACTAATGCCCGTAGCTTGTCGCGTTATTCGATAGGCCTTGATAGGGTTGTGGGTTAGGAGCATTAATGGGGTCAAAGAGTTAAGCTGATGAGTAGATGGCTTTACCTCAACATTTGACAAAGCTAACACTGGGTTAAGAGTGTCATGGCCACTACTCTAGCGGTAGGGTTTGAATGAGACACATCGCCAGAGTCAAATGGCAGGGTCATGCCTGTGTTACCAGATGGATGGTATTCAGTCCACAActctatcctcctcctctttttggtGATGATAATGCATTAGACCTATCGGGGCTGATTTTTTAAACAGAGCCTAAACTCTGTCCGAGAAACAGAAGCTCTCTGTGTTTGGGGCGGATGGCTGGCTGTGGGTGGGCAGGCACGGGACATGCTCCGGTCAGGAGAACAGAATGGTCCGCCTTGTTACTGGATGTTCATTTCAGTTTCCAGAAAGTGAGCGTATGCGCgcgagagaaagataaagagagagagtgtgtattagagagagagcgagagagagaggcagtgtgtgtgagagagagagtgagacgaaCAGGCAGGGTGTGCTATTTATGCCAGCTATGGTAAAGGTGGGAAGAGAACgcatgggtgtgggtgtgggtgtgggcagGCACAGCTGAAAATAGAGGAAAGCAATTAAAAACATCGCAAAGTTCATTGCACTAGGGAAGCACCGGTGAGCTCGTGAATCAAAAGATCTCTTCTGAGAAGACAGAAGATGGTACATTGACTACGGCGGGGAGCAGAgtaggaagag includes:
- the calm2b gene encoding calmodulin 2b, (phosphorylase kinase, delta); the protein is MADQLTEEQIAEFKEAFSLFDKDGDGTITTKELGTVMRSLGQNPTEAELQDMINEVDADGNGTIDFPEFLTMMARKMKDTDSEEEIREAFRVFDKDGNGYISAAELRHVMTNLGEKLTDEEVDEMIREADIDGDGQVNYEEFVQMMTAK